From the genome of Candidatus Poribacteria bacterium:
TGAGATAGCCGGTGTAACCTTCTGCGATGAATTTGGCGATTGTGCCGCCGCAGAAAAGCGGGATGTCGTCGGCATGTGGTTGAACTGCGGCGAGCACCTTGTCTTTATGCGGTTGACCTGCTACAGGTCGNNNNNNNNNNNNNNNNNNNNNNNNNNNNNNNNNNNNNNNNNNNNNNNNNNNNNNNNNNNNNNTTTTCCAATTCTTCATAAGAATCCTGTCTGCTGAACCGTGTGAGTATATCACCAATTTTATCTTGTAGGGCGCGTCGCGGCCTCACGGAACCGAGATAATTGCTCACTAAGATCGAGAATACCAGCGTTTCCCCATCCGCTGTTACGGTATAGCCAGCAAGCGTCGTAATCCCCCTCAACGTTCCGGTTTTGGCGCGTAAAACCCCTTCTGCTGACATACCCCGCATCCGCCGTGTCAGTGTTCCATCCACCCCGCCAACCGGCAGCGACGCCAGATATTCTGGCATCACCGCAAAATTGCGGAACATATAGACCAGCAAATCCGTCAGAAGAGAAGCGGTTACTAAATTATAGCGAGATACCCCCGAACCATCGGCAAAGGTATAATATCCCCTATCCACTCCAATTTNNNNNNNNNNNNNNNNNNNNNNNNNNNNNNNNNNNNNNNNNNNNNNNNNNNNNNNNNNNNNNNNNNNNNNNNNNNNNNNNNNNNNNNNNNNNNNNNNNNNNNNNNNNNNNNNNNNNNNNNNNNNNNNNNNNNNNNNNNNNNNNNNNNNNNNNNNNNNNNNNNNNNNNNNNNNNNNNNNNNNNNNNNNNNNNNNNNNNNNNNNNNNNNNNNNNNNNNNNNNNNNNNNNNNNNNNNNNNNNNNNNNNNNNNNNNNNNNNNNNNNNNNNNNNNNNNNNNATTACTCCATCAATCATCAGGATGTTCGCCTCAATAGGTCCATCCTCTCGTTTAATTGTCAGTCGTGTTTTTTCTGATGCCCCTACTGTAGTGGCATCATTAACAATTTTCATATGCTGTGTGGGGGGGTCAAGATGGATGCGAACCGGATCGTCAACTTTACTGCCCGGGGAAATACGAAGGTGTACGCCGTTACGGTTAATCGTCAGTGCGCTTAGATGTGGGTAGTACCCACCGATAGGACCATCGTCCCACATCCAACCTTTGCCCCGCCGGATAGCGTCAAAGTAGGTTTCGTCTACCACAATATCGCCCTGCAAGGCTTTCGTATCCATTTCCACCAATCTTTCGACCATCTTTTCAAACACCGGATCACCGCCTCCTTTGAGGTAGATATTTCCCAGATTATCTTCAACGGGATCCGTATAAAGTGTGGTATGGAAACGGTAGTTTGGACCGAGTTTAACCAGTGCTGTTGCTGCGGTGATTAATTTCATTGTTGACGCTGGATGATACAATTTTTCAGCGTCTTTCTCATAAAGCACCTCTCCCGTTTTAAGCGAAACAACTTTCATTCCGACGTTTGAGGAAACTAAGGATGGGTCGTTCAGCGTGGTTTCAATTTTTGCCTGCAATCGTTGAACGGCTTCTGATGGCTTTGGCGGTGTGGGTGGTGGGACTTTGATTGTTGAAGATGTTCCGCAGCTATATAATACGGTGCAACAGAGCAGTGCACAAAACCAGAGACAAATTTGTGATATCTT
Proteins encoded in this window:
- a CDS encoding D-alanyl-D-alanine carboxypeptidase translates to IGVDRGYYTFADGSGVSRYNLVTASLLTDLLVYMFRNFAVMPEYLASLPVGGVDGTLTRRMRGMSAEGVLRAKTGTLRGITTLAGYTVTADGETLVFSILVSNYLGSVRPRRALQDKIGDILTRFSRQDSYEELE
- a CDS encoding D-alanyl-D-alanine carboxypeptidase, which gives rise to MRKISQICLWFCALLCCTVLYSCGTSSTIKVPPPTPPKPSEAVQRLQAKIETTLNDPSLVSSNVGMKVVSLKTGEVLYEKDAEKLYHPASTMKLITAATALVKLGPNYRFHTTLYTDPVEDNLGNIYLKGGGDPVFEKMVERLVEMDTKALQGDIVVDETYFDAIRRGKGWMWDDGPIGGYYPHLSALTINRNGVHLRISPGSKVDDPVRIHLDPPTQHMKIVNDATTVGASEKTRLTIKREDGPIEANILMIDGV